From Pelotomaculum schinkii, the proteins below share one genomic window:
- a CDS encoding type II toxin-antitoxin system HicB family antitoxin, whose protein sequence is MKGNRSDFIMLTIYPAVFHQEDGAFWVDFPDLEGCQTYGETLQETMALAQEALGLYLASLEEAGTTAPTATEIKKIITPENAFATLVSCNVDHYRRKTKAIKKTLSIPEWLNEEAEKRHINFSSVLQNALKQELAK, encoded by the coding sequence ATGAAAGGTAATAGGAGTGATTTTATCATGTTAACAATTTATCCAGCTGTTTTCCATCAAGAAGACGGAGCGTTTTGGGTTGATTTTCCGGATCTTGAGGGTTGCCAGACCTATGGGGAGACATTGCAAGAGACAATGGCCTTGGCACAAGAGGCATTGGGGCTTTATCTTGCGTCCCTGGAGGAAGCAGGAACCACAGCGCCAACAGCAACAGAAATCAAGAAAATTATTACTCCAGAGAATGCTTTTGCGACCCTTGTATCTTGTAACGTTGATCATTATCGGCGCAAAACCAAGGCGATAAAGAAAACTCTTTCAATTCCCGAATGGCTGAACGAAGAAGCGGAAAAAAGGCATATTAATTTTTCATCTGTACTCCAGAACGCATTAAAACAGGAATTGGCAAAATAG
- a CDS encoding YvrJ family protein codes for MIPLDLILQAVGNVGFPIAVAAYLLVRIESKLEALAASIARLAEAVAGERRQE; via the coding sequence GTGATACCACTGGATTTAATCCTGCAGGCGGTGGGCAATGTCGGGTTTCCCATAGCCGTGGCCGCGTACCTGCTGGTGCGCATCGAGAGCAAACTGGAGGCCCTGGCCGCCAGCATTGCCAGGTTGGCCGAAGCGGTAGCCGGTGAGCGGCGGCAGGAGTAG
- a CDS encoding DUF2922 domain-containing protein, with protein MATNTKTLRMVFRNQAGKNVTISLDSPRSDVTPAEIEAAMDLVIARNIFTSSGGDLVSKQDIRIIDSTTDDLYDPA; from the coding sequence TTGGCCACCAACACCAAAACCCTGCGCATGGTTTTTCGCAACCAGGCAGGTAAAAACGTCACCATTTCACTGGACAGCCCCAGGAGTGACGTGACCCCCGCCGAGATCGAAGCGGCCATGGACCTGGTGATCGCCCGCAACATTTTTACCAGTTCAGGCGGGGACCTGGTGTCCAAGCAGGACATCCGCATCATCGACAGCACCACCGACGACCTCTACGACCCCGCCTAG
- a CDS encoding DUF1659 domain-containing protein: protein MAVNNVPGNSVLKLALHVGDSATGSPVLRSRSLNGIKPAAADQDLFDVATALAGLQQYPLNGITRVDNSALISA from the coding sequence ATGGCTGTAAACAACGTCCCCGGCAATTCCGTGCTCAAGCTGGCGCTCCATGTCGGCGACAGCGCTACCGGCAGTCCGGTTTTGCGGAGCCGGAGCCTCAACGGGATCAAGCCGGCAGCGGCCGATCAGGACCTGTTTGACGTCGCCACCGCCCTGGCCGGGCTGCAGCAGTACCCGCTCAACGGGATTACCCGTGTCGACAACAGCGCTCTGATCAGCGCGTAG
- the cwlD gene encoding N-acetylmuramoyl-L-alanine amidase CwlD, translating into MSPTIVTAFRIRKRHLAALAALLFLSFFLARLIEDRNSRQAVAAMAPALANRVIVVDPGHGGIDPGAVGKDGLLEKDITLTVGKRLAANLGQAGAMVLLTRETDTDLSDSTTLGAAAKKREDLQRRVALANDNQADLYVSIHVNSFASPDRRGAQTFVQPGKEDSLKASRYIQAELARLLRNTTRQPAEVDYYVTKNTAMPAVVVEIGFLTNDAEAKLLGDPAYQGKVAWAIYAGLVKYFSEQGPPARETTGREEIIKTFKENATKGLRP; encoded by the coding sequence ATGTCTCCCACCATCGTCACCGCCTTCCGGATCCGCAAGCGACACCTGGCCGCCCTGGCGGCCCTGTTGTTCCTTTCATTTTTTCTGGCCCGGCTGATCGAGGATAGGAACAGCCGGCAGGCCGTGGCGGCCATGGCCCCGGCCCTGGCCAACCGGGTTATTGTGGTCGACCCCGGCCACGGCGGGATCGACCCCGGCGCGGTGGGCAAGGACGGGCTCCTCGAAAAAGACATCACCCTGACGGTAGGCAAAAGGCTGGCCGCCAACCTCGGCCAGGCCGGGGCCATGGTGCTGCTGACCAGGGAGACCGACACCGACCTCAGCGACTCCACCACCCTCGGAGCCGCCGCCAAAAAGAGGGAGGACCTCCAGAGGCGGGTGGCGCTGGCCAACGACAACCAGGCCGACCTGTATGTCAGCATCCACGTCAACAGCTTTGCCTCCCCCGACCGGCGCGGCGCCCAGACCTTCGTCCAGCCGGGCAAGGAGGACAGCCTGAAGGCAAGCCGGTACATCCAGGCGGAGTTGGCCAGGCTGCTCCGCAACACCACCCGCCAGCCGGCGGAAGTAGACTACTACGTCACCAAAAACACCGCCATGCCGGCAGTAGTCGTGGAAATAGGGTTCCTCACCAACGACGCGGAGGCCAAACTGCTGGGGGACCCCGCCTACCAGGGCAAGGTCGCCTGGGCCATATACGCAGGTTTGGTAAAATATTTCAGCGAGCAGGGGCCGCCCGCCCGGGAGACCACGGGCAGGGAGGAAATAATCAAGACCTTTAAGGAGAACGCCACCAAGGGCCTGCGGCCCTAA
- a CDS encoding S8 family serine peptidase → MERQQASVYKPYVIQCSGRIGLPERRQLEALEVLLCEYFPGSAFLARVREERLEAVKKLPFVADASLFGAEQKFTSGLMKTLEMTPDGSDKKKQVIVKLFENTGAEAVVDFVRMNGGSVAGHDSQWLEIELLPEQLAELAGLNEVQCIEEKGEYELLNNRAGEIIRVPSLWSTGLSGAGQVIGIADTGLDTGVPETMHPDLKSRVVAIYALGRKEDASDFNGHGTHVAGSAYGDGSASQGLYRGMAPEASLVFQSIMDKNGKLTGAPGDLGVLLKQAYEAGARLYNISWGMSVNGAYNYASAQLDRFVWEYDDMAVAIAAGNSGQAGSITAPGTAKNVITVGASENNRPDKGNYADNPAELAFFSSRGPTSDGRSKPDVVAPGTWILSTRSSLAQDDNFWGIEDEYYAYHSGTSMATPIVTGMLALVREYFIRIHGCKPSAALLKAALLDGAFALPGYMENDEGWGRINAPEPAIDSARECLFVNQETKLATGESKTYEYLLSETGGPLKITLAWTDYPAQVNAAATLVNDLDLTVQSPSGQAFSPGDHVNNVEQVVFSAPETGIYKVTVSGSHVPMGYQRYALFVSGKQFGQAEPGDSP, encoded by the coding sequence GTGGAAAGGCAGCAAGCCTCAGTATATAAGCCTTACGTAATCCAATGCAGCGGCCGCATTGGCCTGCCTGAGAGACGGCAGCTGGAAGCCCTGGAGGTCCTCCTGTGCGAGTATTTTCCGGGCAGCGCCTTTCTGGCCAGAGTGCGCGAAGAGCGGCTGGAGGCTGTAAAAAAATTGCCCTTCGTGGCTGACGCCAGCCTTTTCGGGGCCGAACAAAAATTCACAAGCGGTCTGATGAAGACCCTGGAGATGACACCGGACGGCTCGGACAAAAAAAAGCAAGTCATCGTAAAACTCTTTGAAAATACCGGGGCTGAGGCAGTTGTAGACTTCGTCAGGATGAATGGAGGCAGTGTGGCCGGGCATGACAGCCAGTGGCTGGAAATAGAGCTGCTGCCGGAGCAACTGGCCGAACTGGCCGGACTCAACGAGGTGCAATGCATCGAGGAAAAAGGGGAATATGAGCTCCTCAACAACCGCGCGGGGGAAATTATCAGGGTCCCGTCGCTGTGGAGCACAGGGTTATCCGGCGCCGGACAGGTCATCGGCATCGCGGATACCGGGCTTGACACCGGTGTCCCGGAAACCATGCACCCCGACTTGAAAAGCAGGGTGGTGGCCATATACGCTCTCGGCAGAAAAGAAGACGCCAGCGACTTCAACGGGCACGGCACGCATGTAGCCGGGTCCGCTTATGGCGACGGAAGCGCTTCCCAGGGCCTTTACCGGGGGATGGCGCCCGAAGCGTCTCTGGTCTTCCAGTCCATTATGGATAAAAACGGCAAGCTTACGGGGGCGCCCGGCGACCTCGGCGTCCTGCTCAAGCAGGCTTACGAGGCAGGGGCGAGGCTCTACAACATCTCCTGGGGTATGAGCGTTAACGGCGCCTATAATTACGCGTCTGCCCAGCTGGACAGGTTTGTCTGGGAATACGACGACATGGCGGTGGCCATAGCGGCCGGCAATAGCGGGCAGGCCGGGTCCATTACCGCTCCCGGCACGGCCAAAAATGTGATTACCGTCGGCGCCAGCGAGAACAACCGTCCGGATAAAGGCAACTATGCCGACAACCCAGCCGAGCTGGCCTTTTTCAGCAGCCGCGGCCCGACCAGCGACGGCCGCAGCAAGCCCGACGTCGTCGCTCCGGGGACCTGGATTCTCTCAACCAGGTCATCCCTGGCGCAGGACGACAATTTTTGGGGGATTGAGGACGAATACTACGCCTATCACAGCGGCACCAGCATGGCCACCCCCATTGTCACGGGGATGCTCGCCCTGGTGCGGGAGTATTTCATCCGGATCCACGGCTGCAAGCCTTCCGCCGCGCTGCTCAAAGCGGCCCTGCTCGACGGGGCCTTCGCCCTGCCCGGCTATATGGAAAACGATGAGGGCTGGGGGCGGATCAACGCGCCCGAACCGGCGATCGATTCCGCCAGGGAATGTTTATTCGTCAACCAGGAAACGAAGCTGGCCACGGGTGAAAGCAAAACGTATGAATACCTGTTGAGCGAGACGGGCGGACCATTGAAAATAACCCTGGCCTGGACGGATTACCCGGCGCAGGTTAACGCCGCAGCCACCCTGGTCAACGACCTCGACCTTACCGTGCAAAGCCCTTCCGGTCAGGCCTTCAGCCCCGGTGACCATGTCAACAACGTTGAACAGGTGGTGTTTTCAGCCCCGGAAACCGGGATCTACAAGGTGACCGTCAGCGGCAGCCACGTCCCGATGGGCTACCAGCGCTACGCCCTGTTTGTGTCGGGAAAACAATTCGGCCAGGCCGAGCCCGGCGACAGCCCTTAA
- a CDS encoding lipid II flippase family protein, producing MERLLFVFLLTAFINLINTLTRSSRLSGVRTGSLATAISLFGVVYLAASFANTLQAPLLASTVELIIKNAYNQALGIAAAADATGTQVYQQALMGLNYKLRFVIAGASLGTVAGMLVIPSFVTSFANAINAFGRTGSVFKVIPLILVSLFKPGSGILKLRMSSLATLREIVTTRMTTPKSFLLWNLASYSLWTCNVLAGLYAGALYPEFRGTAVMMAAIVGNAAIVVNVMMVDPVLAKVTDAVARGEEKELELKQIVFYLAVSNLLGTILAQAIFEPVSRGLMLLTRWIS from the coding sequence TTGGAGCGTTTACTGTTTGTTTTTCTGCTTACGGCCTTTATCAACCTGATCAACACCCTCACCCGGTCCTCGCGCCTGTCCGGGGTGAGGACCGGCAGCCTGGCCACGGCCATATCCCTTTTCGGAGTGGTTTACCTGGCCGCCAGCTTTGCCAACACACTGCAGGCCCCATTGCTGGCCTCGACGGTGGAGCTGATCATCAAGAACGCCTATAACCAGGCCCTCGGCATCGCGGCGGCTGCGGACGCCACCGGTACCCAGGTCTACCAGCAGGCCTTGATGGGGCTCAACTACAAGCTGCGCTTCGTTATCGCGGGAGCCTCGCTCGGCACTGTGGCGGGGATGCTGGTGATCCCCAGCTTTGTCACCTCCTTTGCCAACGCCATCAACGCCTTCGGCAGGACCGGCTCGGTCTTTAAGGTCATCCCCCTCATCCTCGTCTCGCTATTCAAGCCGGGCAGCGGCATCCTCAAGCTGCGCATGTCCTCCCTGGCCACCTTGAGGGAGATCGTCACCACCAGGATGACTACCCCGAAGTCCTTTTTGCTCTGGAACCTGGCCAGCTACAGCCTGTGGACCTGCAACGTGCTGGCCGGCCTCTATGCCGGCGCCCTTTACCCCGAGTTCCGCGGGACCGCGGTGATGATGGCGGCCATTGTCGGGAACGCGGCCATCGTGGTCAACGTGATGATGGTCGACCCGGTCCTGGCCAAGGTCACCGACGCCGTAGCCCGGGGCGAAGAAAAGGAGCTCGAGCTGAAGCAAATTGTCTTCTACCTGGCCGTCTCAAACCTGCTCGGCACGATCCTGGCCCAGGCCATCTTCGAGCCGGTATCGCGCGGCCTCATGCTCCTCACCCGCTGGATTTCCTGA
- the hepT gene encoding type VII toxin-antitoxin system HepT family RNase toxin, with amino-acid sequence MFDKSVVLLRLAKLDEYVSRLKRFEPVGLQEYLGNQDMQAVVERYLQLSIQVCIDIANYIIARKRLSFPFEQENIFLLLGKAGIIPNDLANRIKGIVSFRNILVHDYMEINPEKVYGILKHSFNDFDEFARASVYFIEKQEGE; translated from the coding sequence GTGTTCGATAAAAGCGTCGTCCTTTTGCGCCTGGCAAAACTGGATGAGTACGTCAGCCGGCTAAAACGATTCGAACCGGTTGGTTTGCAGGAATATCTTGGTAACCAGGACATGCAGGCGGTTGTGGAAAGGTACCTCCAGTTATCTATACAGGTTTGCATCGATATTGCGAATTATATTATTGCCAGAAAGAGATTGAGCTTTCCTTTCGAGCAAGAAAACATTTTTTTATTGCTCGGCAAGGCAGGTATAATACCCAATGATTTGGCTAACAGAATAAAAGGCATTGTGAGTTTCAGGAACATACTTGTACATGATTACATGGAAATTAATCCGGAAAAAGTGTATGGTATTCTGAAGCATAGTTTTAATGATTTTGATGAGTTTGCCAGGGCATCTGTATATTTTATAGAAAAACAAGAAGGGGAATGA
- the mntA gene encoding type VII toxin-antitoxin system MntA family adenylyltransferase antitoxin: MHQHRIFSLLAEYFSKNNEVMAAYVFGSYAEDVARPDSDIDIAVIMEPVSRDTMEYRLAVMEDIKRLTGLDADIIVLNEAPIMLQFQVIQKGKVVFERDADKRAVFVMSVAGRYYDYKRYFDYHARHLAERIKEVGLGVR, from the coding sequence ATGCATCAGCACCGTATTTTTTCCTTACTGGCCGAATATTTTTCGAAGAACAACGAGGTTATGGCAGCCTATGTTTTTGGGTCATATGCAGAGGATGTAGCCAGGCCGGACAGCGACATTGACATTGCGGTTATAATGGAGCCTGTTTCCAGAGACACAATGGAGTATCGTCTGGCTGTAATGGAGGATATTAAGAGGCTGACCGGGTTGGACGCGGACATTATTGTCCTCAATGAAGCGCCCATAATGCTGCAGTTCCAGGTTATACAGAAGGGCAAAGTGGTTTTTGAAAGAGACGCCGACAAGAGGGCGGTTTTTGTAATGTCTGTAGCCGGCAGGTATTATGATTACAAGCGCTACTTTGATTATCATGCACGGCATCTCGCCGAAAGAATCAAGGAGGTCGGGCTTGGTGTTCGATAA